The following proteins are co-located in the Bordetella bronchialis genome:
- the dnaN gene encoding DNA polymerase III subunit beta — protein MQLVQTTRDALLKPLSTVAGIVERRHTLPILANILMRKEANKVSFIATDLEVQITTQAEFGVGSDNESTTVAARKLLDILRALPDTGDVRLSLASNKLSVQTGKSRFALQTLAASEFPTVAQPEQWDVSLTLTQKNLRHLLNMVYFAMAQQDIRYYLNGMLMVFEPGRVRAVATDGHRLAHCATEAEGISERHEVIVPRKTVLEMQRLLEDTDAPVSVDVAPGQIRFRFGDVELVSKLVEGKFPDFNRVIPTTYTRHFVVNREALQGSLQRAAILTTDKFKGVRLQLAQNQMKISSSNAEQEEAQEELDIDYAHEALDVGFNVGYLLDVLSNVKVEEVKWSVMPDQNASALITLPDDENFKYVVMPMRI, from the coding sequence ATGCAACTCGTACAAACCACACGCGATGCATTGCTGAAACCGCTATCGACTGTGGCGGGCATCGTCGAAAGACGCCATACCCTGCCCATCCTGGCGAACATCCTGATGCGCAAAGAGGCCAACAAGGTATCGTTCATCGCGACGGACCTGGAAGTGCAGATCACGACCCAGGCCGAGTTCGGCGTGGGCTCCGACAACGAATCCACGACCGTGGCCGCGCGCAAGCTGCTGGACATCCTGCGCGCCCTGCCGGATACCGGCGACGTCCGGCTTTCCCTGGCCAGCAACAAGCTGTCGGTACAGACCGGCAAAAGCCGCTTCGCGCTGCAAACGCTGGCGGCCAGCGAATTCCCCACCGTGGCCCAGCCCGAGCAATGGGACGTGTCGCTGACGCTCACGCAGAAGAACCTGCGGCATCTGCTGAACATGGTGTATTTCGCCATGGCGCAGCAGGACATCCGCTATTACCTGAACGGCATGCTGATGGTCTTCGAACCCGGCCGCGTTCGCGCCGTGGCCACCGATGGCCATCGCCTGGCGCATTGCGCCACCGAGGCGGAAGGCATCAGCGAGCGGCACGAGGTCATCGTTCCGCGCAAGACCGTGCTGGAAATGCAGCGCCTGCTGGAAGACACCGATGCGCCGGTCTCGGTGGACGTCGCCCCGGGCCAGATCCGCTTCCGCTTCGGCGACGTGGAGCTCGTCTCCAAGCTGGTCGAAGGCAAGTTCCCCGATTTCAACCGCGTGATCCCCACGACCTACACGCGGCATTTCGTGGTCAATCGCGAAGCGTTGCAGGGCAGCCTGCAACGCGCCGCCATCCTTACCACGGACAAATTCAAGGGCGTGCGCCTGCAGCTGGCGCAGAACCAGATGAAGATCTCTTCTTCCAACGCCGAGCAGGAAGAGGCGCAGGAAGAACTGGATATCGATTACGCCCACGAGGCGCTCGACGTCGGCTTCAACGTAGGCTACCTGCTGGACGTCCTGAGCAACGTCAAGGTGGAAGAAGTGAAATGGTCGGTGATGCCCGACCAGAACGCGTCCGCCCTGATCACCCTTCCCGATGACGAGAACTTCAAGTATGTCGTGATGCCCATGCGCATCTGA
- the gyrB gene encoding DNA topoisomerase (ATP-hydrolyzing) subunit B, protein MSDTPNTTPENSGYGADSIKMLKGLEAVRKRPGMYIGDTSDGTGLHHMVFEVVDNAIDEALAGYCDDIVVTIHTDNSISVSDNGRGIPTDIHKDDEFGRSAAEIVMTELHAGGKFDQNSYKVSGGLHGVGVSCVNALSEWLRLTIRRNGEVHEMEFRQGQRVNPLTVTGKTEKRGTEVRFLADPLIFNHIEYHYDILSKRLRELSFLNNGVKIRLIDQRQGKEENFAFSGGVKGFVEYINRSKTVLHPNVFSVSAESSAGGVPVTVDVAMQWNDSYSENVLCFTNNIPQRDGGTHLTGLRAAMTRVINKYIADNELAKKAKVETSGDDMREGLACVLSVKVPEPKFSSQTKDKLVSSEVRPAVEDAVARTLESWLLEHPIDAKALCAKIVEAARAREAARKAREMTRRKSVLEGAGLPGKLADCQEKDPALCELYIVEGDSAGGSAKQGRDRKFQAVLPLRGKVLNVEKARFDRLIASEQIATLITALGTSIGPDFNIDKLRYHRLIIMTDADVDGAHIRTLLLTLLYRQMPELVARGYVYIAQPPLYKVKVGRDERYLKDDQEEAVFMLQLALKDAELIPAEGAEPISGEALAALARQYTLADAVIARASRMIDEAALSAMAEGVEINLDTAEAAEASAQRLEKALFDPLNPHAVKVYAEVDPATEKQRLVVQRMRHGNARISLVDATFVEGADYGVLSAAAKTFLGLIGNGAVIARGEGEKRREAPVGDFREAMRWLRGEAERSVSKQRYKGLGEMNPEQLWETTMDPKVRRLLRVQIEDAIAADEVFTTLMGDEVEPRRAFIETHALSASNIDI, encoded by the coding sequence ATGTCCGACACTCCGAATACCACTCCCGAGAACTCCGGCTACGGCGCCGATTCGATCAAGATGCTCAAGGGGCTGGAGGCCGTGCGCAAGCGACCCGGCATGTACATCGGCGATACCTCCGATGGCACCGGGCTGCATCACATGGTGTTCGAGGTCGTGGATAACGCCATCGACGAAGCGCTGGCGGGCTATTGCGACGACATCGTGGTCACCATCCACACCGACAACTCGATCTCGGTGTCGGACAATGGCCGCGGCATTCCCACCGACATCCACAAGGATGACGAGTTTGGCCGCAGCGCGGCGGAAATCGTCATGACCGAGCTGCACGCCGGCGGCAAGTTCGACCAGAACTCCTATAAGGTGTCCGGCGGCCTGCATGGCGTGGGCGTGTCCTGCGTGAACGCACTCTCCGAATGGCTGCGCCTGACCATCCGCCGCAACGGCGAAGTGCATGAGATGGAGTTCCGCCAGGGCCAGCGCGTCAATCCACTGACCGTGACGGGCAAGACGGAAAAGCGCGGCACGGAAGTGCGTTTCCTGGCCGATCCGCTGATCTTCAATCACATCGAATACCACTACGACATCCTGTCCAAGCGGCTGCGCGAGCTGTCGTTCCTGAACAATGGCGTGAAGATCCGCTTGATCGACCAGCGCCAGGGCAAGGAAGAGAACTTCGCCTTCTCCGGCGGCGTGAAGGGCTTCGTCGAGTACATCAATCGCAGCAAGACCGTGCTGCATCCGAATGTGTTCTCCGTCAGCGCGGAATCCAGCGCCGGCGGCGTGCCGGTCACGGTGGACGTGGCCATGCAGTGGAACGACAGCTATTCCGAGAATGTGCTGTGCTTCACCAACAACATTCCGCAGCGCGACGGCGGCACGCACCTGACCGGCCTGCGCGCGGCGATGACGCGCGTGATCAACAAGTACATCGCGGACAACGAGCTGGCCAAGAAGGCCAAGGTCGAGACTTCCGGCGACGATATGCGCGAAGGCCTGGCCTGCGTGCTGTCGGTCAAGGTGCCCGAGCCCAAGTTCAGCAGCCAGACCAAGGACAAGCTGGTGTCCAGCGAGGTCCGCCCCGCGGTGGAAGACGCGGTCGCGCGCACGCTGGAATCGTGGCTGCTGGAACATCCCATCGATGCCAAGGCGCTGTGCGCCAAGATCGTGGAAGCGGCCCGCGCCCGTGAAGCGGCGCGCAAGGCACGCGAGATGACGCGCCGCAAGAGCGTGCTGGAAGGCGCCGGCCTGCCCGGCAAGCTCGCGGATTGCCAGGAGAAGGATCCGGCGCTGTGCGAGCTGTACATCGTAGAGGGCGATTCGGCGGGCGGCTCGGCCAAGCAGGGCCGCGACCGCAAGTTCCAGGCCGTGCTGCCGCTGCGCGGCAAGGTGCTGAACGTCGAAAAGGCGCGCTTCGACCGTCTGATCGCCAGCGAGCAGATCGCCACGCTGATCACCGCGCTGGGCACCAGCATCGGGCCGGACTTCAACATCGACAAGCTGCGCTACCACCGCCTGATCATCATGACCGATGCGGACGTGGACGGCGCGCACATCCGCACGCTGCTGCTGACGCTGCTGTATCGCCAGATGCCGGAGCTGGTCGCGCGCGGCTACGTCTACATCGCGCAGCCGCCGCTGTACAAGGTGAAGGTGGGCCGCGACGAACGCTACCTGAAGGACGACCAGGAAGAAGCGGTATTCATGCTGCAGCTGGCGCTGAAAGACGCCGAGCTGATCCCGGCCGAAGGGGCCGAGCCCATCTCCGGCGAGGCGCTGGCCGCGCTGGCGCGCCAGTACACGCTGGCCGACGCCGTCATCGCGCGCGCGTCGCGCATGATCGACGAGGCCGCTTTGTCGGCCATGGCCGAGGGCGTGGAAATCAACCTGGATACCGCGGAGGCCGCCGAGGCCTCGGCGCAGCGCCTGGAGAAAGCCCTGTTCGACCCGCTGAATCCGCATGCGGTCAAGGTGTACGCGGAAGTCGATCCGGCCACCGAGAAGCAGCGCCTGGTCGTGCAGCGCATGCGGCATGGCAATGCGCGGATCAGCCTGGTGGACGCTACCTTTGTCGAAGGCGCGGACTACGGTGTATTGTCCGCCGCCGCCAAGACCTTCCTGGGCCTGATCGGCAATGGCGCGGTGATCGCGCGCGGCGAAGGCGAAAAGCGCAGAGAGGCGCCGGTCGGCGACTTCCGCGAAGCCATGCGGTGGCTGCGCGGCGAGGCCGAACGCAGCGTGTCCAAGCAGCGCTACAAGGGCCTGGGCGAAATGAACCCGGAACAGCTGTGGGAAACTACCATGGATCCCAAGGTGCGCCGCCTGCTGCGCGTGCAGATCGAAGACGCCATCGCGGCGGACGAAGTCTTCACCACGCTGATGGGCGACGAAGTCGAGCCGCGCCGGGCGTTCATCGAAACCCATGCGCTGTCGGCGAGCAACATCGATATCTGA
- a CDS encoding DUF4148 domain-containing protein, protein MKAKTIVSALILSFAAIGAAQAGTPRGDSDNTPFQGVYGQQASSVSRDQVVAQLEQARAAGLTGNADSDNAPFTAQADTPSIPAVAQGGGVHGDLAFGDIDNQPFQG, encoded by the coding sequence ATGAAAGCCAAGACCATCGTTTCCGCTCTGATTCTCTCGTTCGCCGCCATCGGCGCGGCCCAAGCGGGCACCCCGCGCGGCGATTCGGACAACACGCCCTTCCAAGGCGTGTACGGCCAGCAAGCCAGCAGCGTGAGCCGCGACCAAGTGGTTGCGCAGCTGGAACAAGCACGCGCCGCGGGCCTGACGGGTAACGCGGACAGCGACAACGCGCCGTTTACCGCCCAAGCCGATACGCCCTCCATCCCCGCTGTCGCGCAAGGCGGTGGCGTGCATGGCGACCTGGCCTTCGGCGACATCGACAACCAGCCCTTCCAAGGCTAA
- a CDS encoding DUF6216 family protein, translating to MESLSAIVQNSLFPHLYALLGGIALVAFFLWRAGSVYTLLDRLWRLLAGKAEVEDPIVKGLIRRNLDLEKFRFIYRLPAETLGDVHKLALWLDEHRIDISKLLKVRKWIDPASADIVLEPPKGYAAYPLVSCAMATLLMLVAAYVAAYPAALLHMRESKTWFITDGVTVRAPSGGWHFSAKECSADTDELSRLAGMSTTEITTLCHALNTEELRQYVQDTTDGQRNVGITALSIGGWAALLGMLAFRSAIEARRLRTKIYGSASDGGARSPTRNTVPASAHREVPDRRGTRAGRVSSPRVRRSG from the coding sequence TTGGAATCTCTCTCAGCCATTGTCCAGAACTCACTCTTTCCTCACCTTTACGCGCTGTTGGGCGGGATTGCCTTGGTCGCCTTTTTCTTGTGGCGCGCCGGCTCGGTCTATACATTGCTGGACCGGCTGTGGCGCCTGCTGGCAGGGAAAGCAGAGGTGGAGGATCCCATCGTAAAAGGGCTGATACGCAGGAACCTGGATCTGGAGAAATTCCGGTTCATCTATCGCTTGCCAGCAGAAACCTTGGGGGATGTGCACAAACTCGCGCTTTGGCTGGACGAGCACCGCATCGACATTTCCAAATTGTTGAAGGTGCGCAAGTGGATCGACCCCGCGTCAGCTGACATTGTGCTGGAACCGCCCAAGGGCTACGCTGCTTATCCCCTTGTTTCCTGCGCAATGGCGACGCTGCTTATGCTAGTGGCAGCCTATGTTGCCGCCTACCCGGCGGCACTGCTTCACATGCGTGAATCGAAGACCTGGTTCATCACGGACGGTGTCACTGTCCGGGCGCCGTCGGGAGGCTGGCACTTTTCTGCAAAGGAATGTTCCGCTGATACGGACGAATTGTCGCGCTTGGCCGGCATGTCGACGACGGAGATCACGACGCTGTGCCATGCGTTGAATACCGAAGAACTCAGACAATACGTGCAGGACACAACAGACGGTCAGCGCAATGTCGGCATAACGGCCTTATCGATCGGCGGCTGGGCGGCGCTTCTTGGCATGCTTGCGTTTCGTTCCGCCATTGAGGCGCGAAGACTGCGGACGAAAATATATGGCTCCGCTTCGGACGGCGGCGCACGGAGCCCGACGAGAAATACGGTGCCCGCCTCGGCACATCGTGAAGTGCCGGACCGGCGCGGTACGCGTGCCGGCCGGGTTTCCTCGCCACGAGTCCGCCGTAGCGGATGA
- a CDS encoding DUF4148 domain-containing protein, protein MKAKTIVSALILSFAAIGAAQAGTPRGDSDNTPFQGVYGQQASSVSRDQVVAQLEQARAAGLTGNADSDNAPFTAQADTPSIPAVAQGGGVHGDLAFGDIDNQPFQG, encoded by the coding sequence ATGAAAGCCAAGACCATCGTTTCCGCTCTGATTCTCTCGTTCGCCGCCATCGGCGCGGCCCAAGCGGGCACCCCGCGCGGCGATTCGGACAACACGCCGTTCCAAGGCGTCTACGGCCAGCAAGCCAGCAGCGTGAGCCGCGACCAGGTGGTTGCGCAGCTGGAACAAGCGCGCGCCGCGGGCCTGACGGGTAATGCCGACAGCGACAACGCGCCGTTTACCGCCCAGGCCGATACGCCCTCCATCCCCGCTGTCGCGCAAGGCGGCGGCGTGCATGGCGACCTGGCCTTCGGCGACATCGACAACCAGCCGTTCCAAGGCTAA
- a CDS encoding LysR family transcriptional regulator, whose product MTALSLDQWRLFVQIADQGSLTKVAVLRDRAQPAISRQLSAMEKQCGGRLFHRTGRGVELTESGRQLYPRVLAWLEEGDALGRDVAQAVDQPAGLVRIGVLSSIDHECLSRAYDQIRRQHPHIRLRIRDGVGAAVSEWLENGDVDIGILMRGGRESRRRETTLFSARHLLVAAPGDPATRAATVPFASLEGLPLVLAGAPSAFRRQMDQLARRMGVTLTVALECDSLQIQKQMVLRSGLYAVLAEHAVTRECAAGELQAARIVKPSLTRSITLAMSEVRPMTLACREVAHILRGSLEEIGQAIGARR is encoded by the coding sequence ATGACTGCCCTTTCGCTGGACCAATGGCGCCTGTTCGTGCAGATTGCGGACCAGGGCAGCCTGACCAAGGTGGCCGTCCTGCGGGACCGCGCGCAGCCCGCCATCAGCAGGCAACTGTCCGCCATGGAAAAGCAGTGCGGCGGCCGCCTGTTCCACCGTACCGGCCGGGGCGTGGAACTGACCGAATCCGGCCGACAGCTGTACCCGCGCGTGCTGGCCTGGCTGGAGGAGGGCGACGCATTGGGCCGCGACGTGGCACAGGCGGTGGACCAGCCCGCCGGCCTGGTGCGCATCGGCGTGCTGTCTTCCATCGACCATGAATGCCTATCCCGCGCCTATGACCAGATTCGCCGACAGCACCCGCACATCCGCCTGCGCATCCGCGACGGCGTGGGCGCCGCGGTCAGCGAGTGGCTGGAAAACGGCGATGTCGACATCGGCATCCTGATGCGCGGCGGGCGCGAGAGCCGCCGCCGCGAAACCACGCTGTTCAGCGCGCGGCACCTCCTGGTGGCCGCCCCCGGCGATCCGGCGACCCGCGCCGCCACCGTTCCCTTCGCCAGCCTGGAAGGCCTGCCGCTGGTGCTGGCCGGCGCGCCCAGCGCCTTTCGCCGGCAGATGGACCAGCTGGCGCGGCGCATGGGGGTGACGCTGACGGTTGCCCTGGAATGCGATTCGCTGCAGATCCAGAAGCAGATGGTTTTGCGCAGCGGCCTGTATGCCGTGCTGGCGGAACATGCGGTCACGCGCGAATGCGCCGCCGGCGAACTGCAGGCCGCGCGGATCGTGAAACCGTCGCTCACCCGCAGCATCACGCTGGCCATGTCCGAAGTCAGGCCGATGACGCTGGCCTGCCGCGAGGTGGCGCACATCCTGCGCGGCAGCCTGGAGGAGATCGGCCAGGCCATCGGCGCCCGCCGCTGA
- a CDS encoding sulfatase-like hydrolase/transferase encodes MAPPNVLFIMVDQWPGALLGSAGHPVVQTPTLDHLARLGTRFPRAYSECPICIPARRTVMTGTSPRGHGDRNFAPALEMPALPTLAQSFRDGGYQAYAVGKMHLYPQRDRIGFDDILLAEEGRPQLGAVDDYDIYLAEQGAAGEQYLHGMNNNDYMHRPWHLAEKLHVTNWTTREAAKMIKRRDPRRPGFWHVSYTHPHPPLVPLAAYLDLYERALIDLPAQADWASGALPPALQSIRDHWPIQATDTHVQGIRRAFYALCTHIDHQLRVLLGTLREENLLDDTIIMVTGDHGDMLGAFGLWAKRLFYEGSAQVPMILVDRARDARVAAGHVDHRLVGLQDVMPTLLSLAGLPIPDTVEGMPMVGDRRREFLYGECKENVLATRMAHDGRHKLIWYPAGNVVQLFDLQEDPRECRDLSAAPAYADVRRRLEQVLVDKAWGVDKQWIQDGRLVGAPADAPKRGADRAFGGQRGLHYPQPPLSDPTQTVGSPG; translated from the coding sequence ATGGCCCCTCCCAATGTGCTCTTCATCATGGTCGACCAGTGGCCCGGCGCGCTGCTGGGCAGCGCCGGCCATCCGGTCGTTCAGACTCCCACGCTGGACCATCTGGCCCGCCTGGGTACGCGTTTCCCGCGCGCCTATTCCGAGTGCCCCATCTGCATCCCCGCGCGTCGCACGGTCATGACGGGTACCTCGCCGCGCGGGCATGGCGATCGCAACTTCGCGCCAGCGCTGGAAATGCCCGCGCTGCCCACACTGGCGCAGTCGTTCCGCGACGGCGGCTACCAGGCCTACGCGGTGGGCAAGATGCACCTGTATCCGCAGCGCGACCGCATCGGGTTCGACGACATCCTGCTGGCCGAAGAGGGCCGGCCGCAGCTGGGCGCGGTGGACGACTATGACATCTACCTGGCCGAGCAGGGCGCCGCCGGCGAGCAGTACCTGCACGGCATGAACAACAACGACTACATGCACCGGCCCTGGCATCTGGCCGAGAAGCTGCACGTGACCAATTGGACGACGCGCGAAGCCGCGAAGATGATCAAGCGGCGGGATCCGCGCCGTCCCGGTTTCTGGCACGTGTCGTACACGCATCCGCATCCGCCGCTGGTGCCGCTGGCCGCCTACCTGGACCTGTACGAGCGCGCGCTCATCGACCTGCCCGCCCAGGCCGATTGGGCCAGCGGCGCGTTGCCGCCCGCCCTGCAAAGCATACGGGACCACTGGCCCATCCAGGCTACGGATACCCACGTGCAAGGCATACGGCGCGCGTTCTACGCGCTCTGTACGCATATCGACCATCAACTGCGCGTGCTGCTCGGCACCCTGCGCGAAGAGAACCTGCTGGACGACACCATCATCATGGTCACCGGCGACCACGGCGACATGCTGGGCGCGTTCGGCCTGTGGGCGAAGCGCCTGTTCTACGAGGGCTCGGCCCAGGTGCCGATGATCCTGGTCGACCGTGCCCGCGACGCGCGCGTGGCGGCCGGCCATGTCGACCATCGCCTGGTCGGCCTGCAGGACGTGATGCCGACGCTGCTGTCGCTGGCGGGGCTGCCCATCCCGGACACGGTGGAAGGCATGCCGATGGTGGGCGATCGGCGCCGCGAATTCCTCTACGGCGAATGCAAGGAGAATGTGCTGGCCACCCGCATGGCGCACGACGGCCGCCACAAGCTGATCTGGTATCCGGCGGGCAACGTGGTGCAGTTGTTCGACTTGCAGGAAGACCCGCGCGAATGCCGCGACTTGTCCGCCGCGCCCGCCTATGCGGATGTGCGCCGGCGGCTGGAGCAGGTGCTGGTGGATAAGGCCTGGGGCGTCGACAAGCAGTGGATCCAGGACGGGAGACTGGTCGGCGCTCCCGCCGACGCGCCGAAGCGAGGCGCCGATCGGGCCTTCGGCGGCCAACGTGGCCTGCATTATCCGCAGCCGCCGCTGAGCGATCCGACGCAGACGGTGGGATCGCCGGGCTAG
- a CDS encoding Bug family tripartite tricarboxylate transporter substrate binding protein has translation MNRVKAALAGALAIGMALAGAFHAAHAAEWPTEKPIRLVVPYPAGGNSDVIGRVFARKLADALHQAVIVDNRPGAGGSIGAALVAKAQADGYTLLLGDIATHAINRLSMPNLPYDAQADFVPVSRLTSISLLLVANPKYGFKSAGEFIAYVKAHPGKLAYATGGNGTPSQLAMEMLRGAAGLDMLQIPYKGSAPALTNVVSGQVNAMIDGAATPLVKAGKLDLLAVTADRSPAFPDTPTLAESGVPGYRFVSWHGVFAPKGTPQAVVDRLAAELGRAAQDPEVRKQFQALGIGLDTQHGAAFASFITDQRESLEAVVKERGLKLAQ, from the coding sequence ATGAATCGAGTAAAGGCCGCGCTGGCAGGCGCGCTGGCGATAGGCATGGCCCTGGCGGGTGCCTTCCATGCGGCGCACGCCGCGGAATGGCCCACCGAAAAGCCGATACGCCTGGTCGTGCCGTATCCCGCTGGGGGCAATTCAGATGTGATCGGCCGCGTCTTCGCCCGCAAGCTGGCGGACGCGCTGCACCAGGCCGTCATCGTGGACAACCGGCCGGGCGCCGGCGGTTCCATCGGCGCCGCGCTGGTGGCCAAGGCGCAAGCCGATGGCTACACGCTACTGCTGGGCGACATCGCCACGCACGCGATCAACCGCTTGTCCATGCCCAACCTGCCGTACGACGCGCAGGCCGATTTCGTGCCCGTGTCGCGCCTGACGAGCATCTCGCTGCTGCTCGTGGCCAATCCGAAATACGGTTTCAAGTCGGCCGGGGAGTTCATCGCCTACGTCAAGGCCCATCCCGGAAAGCTGGCCTACGCCACCGGCGGCAACGGCACGCCCAGTCAACTGGCCATGGAAATGCTGCGCGGCGCCGCGGGGCTGGACATGCTGCAGATTCCGTATAAGGGGAGCGCGCCCGCATTGACCAATGTGGTCTCGGGCCAGGTGAACGCAATGATCGACGGTGCCGCCACGCCGCTGGTGAAGGCCGGAAAACTGGACCTGCTTGCCGTTACGGCGGACCGCTCGCCCGCCTTCCCCGATACGCCCACCCTGGCGGAGTCCGGCGTGCCGGGCTACCGCTTCGTGTCCTGGCACGGCGTGTTCGCGCCCAAGGGAACGCCGCAGGCGGTCGTGGACAGATTGGCCGCCGAGCTCGGACGCGCGGCCCAGGATCCCGAAGTGCGCAAGCAATTCCAGGCCTTGGGCATCGGGCTGGATACGCAGCACGGCGCCGCTTTCGCGTCTTTCATCACCGACCAGCGGGAGTCCTTGGAGGCCGTCGTGAAAGAGCGCGGGTTGAAGCTGGCGCAGTAG
- a CDS encoding DUF4148 domain-containing protein, protein MKAKTIVSALILSFAAIGAAQAGTPRGDSDNTPFQGVYGQQASSVSRDQVVAQLEQARAAGLTGNADSDNAPFTAQADTPSIPAVAQGGGVHGDLAFGDIDNQPFQG, encoded by the coding sequence ATGAAAGCCAAGACCATCGTTTCCGCTCTGATTCTCTCGTTCGCCGCCATCGGCGCGGCCCAAGCGGGCACCCCGCGCGGCGATTCGGACAACACGCCGTTCCAAGGCGTCTACGGCCAGCAGGCCAGCAGCGTGAGCCGCGACCAGGTGGTTGCGCAGCTGGAACAAGCGCGCGCCGCGGGCCTGACGGGTAACGCCGACAGCGACAACGCGCCGTTTACCGCCCAGGCCGATACGCCCTCCATCCCCGCTGTCGCGCAAGGCGGTGGCGTGCATGGCGACCTGGCCTTCGGCGACATCGACAACCAGCCGTTCCAGGGCTAA
- a CDS encoding FAS1-like dehydratase domain-containing protein: MPDAGASLNDWLDKTETVHDLITPFPLAALAATLERPDPRGVVPPLWHWLYFLPVTPMSEVGPDGHARRGGFLPPVPLPRRMWAGGRLTFQAPLREGERATRTSTITHIEDKTGRSGRLVFVTVHHRYEVDGEARLEEEHDIVYRDAPPASPGAKAASVPGSDSVIGVGHSGDRNAAPGIRQSPALEDETWSRTLHPDAVLLFRYSALTFNSHRIHYDHPYVTGEEGYPGLIVHGPLIATLLVDLLRRERPDATLRGFAFRAMRPCFAGNALTVCGKPRDNGEVSLWTRDHEGNVGMQATATLA, from the coding sequence ATGCCGGACGCTGGCGCCTCGCTCAACGATTGGCTGGACAAGACCGAGACGGTCCATGACCTGATTACGCCCTTCCCCCTGGCGGCGCTGGCCGCTACGCTGGAACGCCCCGACCCGCGCGGCGTTGTGCCTCCGCTATGGCATTGGCTGTACTTCCTGCCTGTCACCCCCATGAGCGAGGTCGGACCGGATGGGCATGCCCGGCGCGGCGGTTTCCTGCCGCCCGTGCCCCTGCCGCGCCGCATGTGGGCCGGCGGCCGGCTGACGTTCCAGGCGCCGTTGCGCGAAGGCGAGCGCGCGACGCGCACGTCCACCATCACCCACATCGAAGACAAGACCGGCCGCAGCGGACGGCTGGTGTTCGTCACCGTGCACCACCGCTACGAGGTCGACGGCGAAGCCCGCTTGGAAGAAGAGCACGACATCGTCTACCGCGACGCGCCGCCCGCTTCCCCGGGCGCCAAGGCGGCAAGCGTGCCGGGAAGCGATAGCGTGATCGGCGTGGGCCATTCCGGCGACCGCAACGCTGCTCCGGGGATACGCCAGTCGCCCGCGCTGGAAGACGAAACCTGGTCTCGCACCCTGCATCCGGACGCCGTGCTGCTGTTCCGCTACTCGGCCTTGACCTTCAACAGCCACCGGATCCATTACGACCACCCCTACGTGACCGGGGAAGAGGGCTATCCGGGCCTGATCGTGCATGGACCGCTGATCGCCACGCTGCTGGTGGACCTGCTGCGGCGCGAGCGGCCCGACGCCACGCTGCGCGGTTTCGCCTTCCGCGCCATGCGGCCCTGCTTCGCGGGCAATGCCTTGACCGTATGCGGCAAGCCGCGGGACAACGGCGAGGTGTCGCTATGGACGCGCGATCATGAAGGCAACGTGGGCATGCAGGCGACGGCCACCCTGGCGTGA